One Gemmatimonadota bacterium genomic window, TTGCTCTCGGAACTGAGGGTTCGCGCGCTCGGATACAATGAGCTCGCGCAATACTTCTTCGAGTTCATCGGCACCCACTTCGTGGGCTTGGCAATCGTACTCCACGAAGAGCGCAAAGCTTGCCGGATCGAGGTGCTCCTCTGGAATACTATAGGCGGTAGGTCCTGGCCTTGCCTGAAGACACAGAGCGATTCGAGCCACGGAACCTTTTTCTTTTGCTTGGCGTACCGGCGTGCGCCAGGCATGGCGCGGCCCGCCGTATAGCGGGCGATATAACCGTGCGGCGAAAGCCAAGCGGGAAGTGACTTGGGGGTGAGAGTCCCCTGGGGACCCTGGTGGCTGGGAACCCGTCCTCCGCGAAAACTCGATCCGCGCGGATTCTTGGGCACGGATCGACCGATCCACCTGTTGATCGACAGTACGGGGCTCAGGATTCACGTCGGGCATCTACGGAAGCCGCCAAAGAACAGGGCTTGGAGGAAGCTGCACCTCGCGGTTGATGCCCGTACCGGTGAGATCGTCGGCTCGGATCTGACTGGCCGACGGACAGCCGATTGTGCGCGGGTGCCTGTCCTCATCGAGCAGATCGACGATCGGATAGCATCCGTCTCGGCCGACGGGGCCTACGATGCGGCGGCCGTTTACGAGGCGGCCCAGGTGAAGGGTGAAGGCCACGCTGTGAGAGTGCTCATTCCACCTGGACGCGAGGCTCAGCTGAATCCGAGGCCCTCAGCCGCACAGTACAGTAAGGAGAGGAACCGCAACATCCGCTCGATCCGGGAGCTCGGTCGACGCAAGTGGCACACGCGCTCCGGTTACAGCACGCGCAGCCTGGTGGAGAATACCGTCTTCCGATACAAGACGATGATCGGTCGAAGTATCAGAAGCCGAACCTTCGACGGACAACGAGTCGAGGTACGGTTGGCGAGCGCGATTCTCAACACGATGACCCGTCTCGGGATGCCCGACAGCTACCGAGTGGCGTGAATCCCGCTCGGGGGACGGGGGATCTGTCCTCTGCTCCGAGCCATGCAACAACGCTGTTGTTGGTAGTCGTTTTCATGGATGGAGTCTGCAGCGGCCAGGCTCAAGTTGACAATACCTCCCGTACGGGACGCTTTCCCTGGACAAGGGCGCGAAGACATACAATATTCCCGTACGGGATGAATTCGTTCTTTGAGGTGTTAAAGCCCCAATGCCCTACCGTACGGGAAGAGCGCCATGACGACTGAGGGCCAAATCCGAAACACAGCCGACCTGGGAAGATTACTGCGTGCCTACCGCAAATCTCGAGGATTATCGCAGGTCGATGCGGCCGCCCTGGCCGGTGTCGGCGAGCGCTTCCTCTCTGAACTCGAACGGGGCAAGCCGACTGCCGAAATCGGGCTCGTCTTCAGGGTCCTCGACCGCTTCGGCCTGACGCTGGTCCTGGCCACGCGTAGCGGCGGCAACCTGTTGGATGAGCGATCATGAATCTCGGCCTCCTGGTCGTTCGCCACTTCGGGCGTGATGTCGGGACGATCACCCGCACGAGCAGCGGAGGCCTGTTGTTCGAATATGCCGACAGCTGGTTGGCGAAACCCGGGTTCGCCCTCGCGACGAGCCTCCCTCTGGCCCAGGGGGCACACGAGACTTCATTCTTCAGCAACCTACTGCCCGAAGCCGGGGCGCGGGAGCGCATCGCCGGAAGCGCGGGCATCTCACCCGAAAACGATTTCGCTTTCCTGAGAATGTTCGGAGCCGACTGTGCCGGCTCCTTGGAGATCACAGATCCCGACGAGGAGCCGCAAGCCATCGCCGGCCCCGACTTTCTCCGGCTCACTGCAGAAGACGGTGAACGGCTAGGGACGAAGGCAGGGTTCGCGGGTCTCTTCCTTCCGGGGAAGCGTATTCGCCTCTCACTCGCCGGAGCCCAAAACAAATTGGCGGTGATCGAAACGGATGATGGGCTGGCCGTTCCCCTTGACGGGCGACCGAGTACGCACGTTCTGAAGCTACCCAACTCCGACTACAAAGGCCTCGTAGAAAACGAAGCGCTCATGCTCTCGCTGGCAGCGGCGGTCGGATTGCCTGTGGTCGACCACGAGGTCATCACTCTGGGTGAAACCAGAGTGTTGCTCGTGGCTCGCTACGACCGGGAGGTAACGGACGGCCAGGTTTTGCGGCTGCATCAACAGGACCTGTGCCAGGCCACCGGACTTCCACCCGACACCAAGTACGAAAGCGAAGGAGGCCCGTCGCTACAGACGGTTTTCGACCTCGTGAGACGAGAGGTCGCTGATCCACTCACCGCCGCCACAACGCTGCTGGACTGGGTCGCCTTTAATGTCCTCGTGCATAACGCGGATGCGCACGCGAAAAACGTCTCCATCCTACGAACGGCGGAGGGGCAGCCTGAACTTGCCCCGTTTTACGATCTTGTCTGCACCGGAGCTTATCCCTTCGACCACCGGATGGCGATGTCGGTCGGTGGGCAATTCGACCCCGGGGCCGTCGATAAGAACAACTGGGTGCAATTGGCATCGGATATCGGGATCGGCAAGTCACTGGTACTGAGCACCGTTGAGAGGATGGCCGACCGAATCCCCCGGGTCCTTGATGAGGAAATCACGAGGCTCCAAAATCGACTCGGCCGGATCCCCAGGCGCCAGCAGGTGGAACACACCATCAAACACCGCGTGAAGAGGACACTGGACTTCCTGGGTTGACTCTCGTGCACCGCGATACCCTCATCCGCCTTGTATTGGGGGATTCCTTTGCGCCTCATCCCTTGTCTTCCTGACGGTTCG contains:
- a CDS encoding helix-turn-helix transcriptional regulator, which gives rise to MTTEGQIRNTADLGRLLRAYRKSRGLSQVDAAALAGVGERFLSELERGKPTAEIGLVFRVLDRFGLTLVLATRSGGNLLDERS
- a CDS encoding type II toxin-antitoxin system HipA family toxin — encoded protein: MNLGLLVVRHFGRDVGTITRTSSGGLLFEYADSWLAKPGFALATSLPLAQGAHETSFFSNLLPEAGARERIAGSAGISPENDFAFLRMFGADCAGSLEITDPDEEPQAIAGPDFLRLTAEDGERLGTKAGFAGLFLPGKRIRLSLAGAQNKLAVIETDDGLAVPLDGRPSTHVLKLPNSDYKGLVENEALMLSLAAAVGLPVVDHEVITLGETRVLLVARYDREVTDGQVLRLHQQDLCQATGLPPDTKYESEGGPSLQTVFDLVRREVADPLTAATTLLDWVAFNVLVHNADAHAKNVSILRTAEGQPELAPFYDLVCTGAYPFDHRMAMSVGGQFDPGAVDKNNWVQLASDIGIGKSLVLSTVERMADRIPRVLDEEITRLQNRLGRIPRRQQVEHTIKHRVKRTLDFLG
- a CDS encoding transposase; the encoded protein is MIDSTGLRIHVGHLRKPPKNRAWRKLHLAVDARTGEIVGSDLTGRRTADCARVPVLIEQIDDRIASVSADGAYDAAAVYEAAQVKGEGHAVRVLIPPGREAQLNPRPSAAQYSKERNRNIRSIRELGRRKWHTRSGYSTRSLVENTVFRYKTMIGRSIRSRTFDGQRVEVRLASAILNTMTRLGMPDSYRVA